In the genome of Polaribacter atrinae, one region contains:
- a CDS encoding DUF4172 domain-containing protein: protein MQSVSKNDLLVEILSEEAIKNSEIEGEILNRESVQSSIKKKLILLRIKKKLHPQNLVSLK, encoded by the coding sequence ATACAAAGTGTTTCTAAAAATGATTTATTAGTAGAAATATTGAGTGAAGAAGCTATAAAAAATTCAGAAATTGAAGGGGAAATTTTAAACCGAGAAAGTGTGCAATCTTCTATTAAAAAAAAATTGATTTTGCTACGGATAAAAAAAAAATTGCACCCGCAGAATTTGGTATCTCTGAAATGA
- a CDS encoding CHAP domain-containing protein encodes MKKILLLLILSACFINCNRSYDKKGNEIIDTFNNVPVYLHQGKNTRHRATNGYNYGLEWQCVEFVKRYYYDHLSHKMPNTFGHAKDFYNHGLKDGQKNTARNLTQYSNKSKSQPRVNDLVIMDGHRFNKYGHVAIVSKVSDSEIEIVQQNVGRMSRATFKLIHKNGVWEIENDLLLGWLRK; translated from the coding sequence ATGAAAAAGATTCTTTTATTATTGATATTAAGCGCTTGCTTTATAAATTGTAATAGATCGTATGATAAAAAAGGAAATGAAATTATAGATACCTTTAATAATGTTCCAGTCTATTTACATCAAGGTAAAAACACTAGACATAGGGCTACGAACGGATATAATTATGGTCTAGAATGGCAATGTGTCGAGTTTGTAAAAAGGTATTATTATGATCATTTAAGTCACAAAATGCCAAACACCTTTGGACATGCAAAAGACTTTTATAATCATGGGTTAAAAGATGGGCAAAAAAATACAGCAAGAAATCTTACTCAATATTCTAACAAAAGTAAATCTCAGCCAAGAGTAAATGATTTAGTAATTATGGATGGTCATAGATTTAATAAATACGGTCATGTTGCAATTGTATCTAAAGTTAGTGACAGTGAGATTGAAATTGTTCAACAAAATGTAGGCAGAATGTCTAGAGCAACTTTTAAGTTGATTCACAAAAATGGAGTATGGGAAATTGAGAATGATTTATTGTTAGGTTGGCTTAGAAAATAA
- a CDS encoding endonuclease/exonuclease/phosphatase family protein has translation MHRLIQYFFVVSLLLQFSCESISSKNSKLKNLESATLNTQETILKKSDQNSIKILTWNIQNLGRTKNAEEIIEIAEILRNFDLVAIQEVAAKDPAGAQAVAKIVDELNRMGSKWDYQISNPTKSPSVYMSERYAILWKTSKVSILEKAYLDKDLEDKCFREPFIGKFKLKKGNTPFYVVNFHSRKHNDHPEEEIKFLKDYPKRLNTNNIFIVGDFNLNERHKVWDDLYSLGFKSAVKNKKTTLKMSCKNGVYLNHSIDNIYYTSAEVKFVNSDHLDFVKTCDNLKNARMLSDHLPVFLECIID, from the coding sequence TAGTAAAAATAGTAAGTTAAAAAACTTAGAATCTGCTACATTAAACACTCAAGAAACAATATTAAAAAAAAGCGACCAAAACTCAATAAAAATACTTACCTGGAATATTCAAAATTTAGGTAGAACTAAGAATGCAGAAGAAATTATTGAAATTGCTGAAATTCTTAGGAATTTTGATTTAGTTGCTATTCAAGAAGTGGCTGCAAAAGACCCTGCAGGAGCCCAAGCAGTAGCTAAAATTGTCGACGAATTAAATAGAATGGGGAGTAAATGGGATTATCAAATTAGTAACCCTACAAAAAGTCCATCAGTATACATGTCAGAACGATATGCTATTCTGTGGAAAACCTCAAAAGTTAGCATACTAGAAAAAGCATATTTAGATAAAGACTTAGAAGATAAGTGTTTTAGAGAACCATTTATTGGGAAGTTTAAACTTAAAAAAGGCAATACTCCGTTTTATGTTGTCAACTTTCATTCAAGAAAACATAATGATCACCCAGAAGAAGAAATTAAATTTTTAAAAGATTACCCAAAAAGGTTAAATACGAATAATATTTTTATTGTTGGAGATTTTAATTTAAACGAACGTCATAAGGTGTGGGATGATCTATATAGTTTAGGTTTTAAAAGTGCTGTTAAAAATAAAAAAACTACCTTAAAAATGTCTTGTAAGAATGGTGTTTATTTAAACCATTCTATTGATAATATATACTATACTTCAGCAGAAGTAAAATTTGTTAATTCAGATCATTTAGATTTTGTTAAAACATGTGATAATTTAAAAAATGCAAGAATGTTATCTGATCATTTACCTGTTTTTTTAGAATGTATTATTGATTAA
- a CDS encoding Hsp20/alpha crystallin family protein — MNNLATVPKNGSLANSISNQNFPTLSNWLDDFINRDLPSVFTSNFNTGITLPKVNIKETADAFVVEMAVPGLKKSDFQLDLDNQVLSISTETKEENEHKEENYTRREFGYSSFKRTFNLPESVNDEKINANYENGILSILLPKKEEAKQKPARSIQIS; from the coding sequence ATGAACAATTTAGCAACTGTTCCTAAAAATGGAAGTTTAGCGAACAGCATTTCAAATCAAAACTTTCCAACTTTGTCTAATTGGTTAGATGACTTTATCAATAGAGACCTACCATCAGTATTTACTTCAAATTTCAATACTGGTATTACTTTACCAAAAGTAAACATTAAAGAAACTGCCGACGCTTTTGTGGTAGAAATGGCTGTTCCAGGTTTAAAAAAGTCAGATTTTCAACTTGACCTCGATAATCAAGTATTGTCTATTTCTACAGAAACGAAGGAAGAAAACGAACACAAGGAAGAAAATTATACTCGCAGAGAGTTTGGTTATTCCTCGTTTAAAAGAACCTTTAATTTACCAGAAAGTGTAAACGATGAAAAGATTAATGCAAATTATGAAAATGGTATTTTAAGTATTCTTTTACCAAAAAAAGAAGAGGCAAAACAAAAGCCTGCCAGAAGCATTCAGATTTCATAA